The Priestia megaterium NBRC 15308 = ATCC 14581 region AATGTGTAAGTACTCATAAAATCTACTCTCCTCTTATAGTATAATTGTAAGCGTATTCAACATATTTCTCGTCCTATTCCCCTAAATCCTGCTAAGGTTTACAGATATCATTTTTTTCCATACAATAAACATAGGTTTATTTACAAAGGAGGAATTAAATGTCTCTTTCTATCCGTGAAGTTTCAAAAAGGTACGGTGAATTTACAGCTGTAAACGAGCTATCCCTGCAAATTCCAAAAGGCGAAGTGTTCGGTTTTTTAGGTGCAAACGGTGCTGGCAAAACGACGACGTTTCGAATGATTTTAGGGCTCATTGAACCAACCTCAGGTCATATCCAATGGAATGATAAATCTTTAACTTACAGTAGAAGTCATCTAGTTGGCTACCTTCCAGAAGAAAGGGGACTGTATCCGAAATTAAAAGTCAAAGATCAGCTTGTATATCTTAGACGGTTGCGCGGAATGAAAAAAGCGAACGTGCTGCAAGAAATGGAGCATTGGTTATCTAGATTCAATATTCCCCAATATGCTTCCAAAAAAGTAGAAGAGCTATCCAAAGGAAATCAGCAAAAAATTCAATTTATTGCCTCTGTTATTCATCGACCCGAGCTGCTTATTTTAGACGAACCTTTTAGCGGCTTAGATCCTGTAAACGTAGAGGTATTAAAAGAAGCGGTGCTTGATTTGAAAAAACGCGGAACGACGATTGTTTTTTCAAGTCATCGAATGGAACATGTGGAAGAACTTTGTGAATATTTATGTATTATGCATCATGGCACGCCTGTAGTGTATGGAAGGCTGCCCGAGATCAAACGTTCATTTGGAAAGAAAAACGTCATTGTACATGGAAAAGGTCCGTTTGAGAGAATTACAGAGCTTGAAGGCGTTGTAAAGGTAAAAAAAACGGCTGAGGGCATGATTGTTCAAATTCAACATGAATCCGTATCACAACTCATTTTTCAAGAACTTAAATACTTTTCATTTGTATCTAAATTCGCAGTGGAAGAGCCTTCATTAAATGATATTTTCATTGAAAAGGTAGGTGCTTCCTATGAATAAATTTTGGGTCATTGTCTTTCATACATATCTTAATAAATTAAAAACAAAATCTTTTATTATTACGACGATTATTACTGCTCTTATTCTAGTTGCTCTTACAAATATGGAGAAAATTATCGACGTTTTTAATTCAGACGATAATGGAACAAATGTGGGTGTCATCTATGAAGTTGAAAGCGTATATACGTTGTTCAAACAAAATGTAAATGCCATGGATAAAGACATTCATTTAAAAGAATTTACGTCTGAGTCTAAGGCAAAACAAGCGGTAAAAAACGGGGAGCTCGATAGCTATTTACTTTTATCTTTAAACGATAAGCAGCTGCCTCAAGCTGTGTACAAAGCTAACTCTTTGGCCGAATCAAACCTTTCTTCTACCTTAGAACAGGCGGTACAGCAAACAAAAGTGGCTATGGCTACAGTGAAAATCGGGT contains the following coding sequences:
- a CDS encoding ABC transporter ATP-binding protein, whose protein sequence is MSLSIREVSKRYGEFTAVNELSLQIPKGEVFGFLGANGAGKTTTFRMILGLIEPTSGHIQWNDKSLTYSRSHLVGYLPEERGLYPKLKVKDQLVYLRRLRGMKKANVLQEMEHWLSRFNIPQYASKKVEELSKGNQQKIQFIASVIHRPELLILDEPFSGLDPVNVEVLKEAVLDLKKRGTTIVFSSHRMEHVEELCEYLCIMHHGTPVVYGRLPEIKRSFGKKNVIVHGKGPFERITELEGVVKVKKTAEGMIVQIQHESVSQLIFQELKYFSFVSKFAVEEPSLNDIFIEKVGASYE